The Pseudanabaena yagii GIHE-NHR1 genome segment ATATGTAGCGATCGGTCAGAAAGCTTCTACCGTTGCGAACGTAGTTAACAAACTTCGTGAAAGCGGCGCAATGGAGTACACGATCGTCGTTATGGCAAGCGCCAACGATCCTGCTACCTTGCAATACCTTGCGCCTTACACTGGCGCAGCATTAGCTGAGTACTTCATGTACAAAGGCAAAGGCACTTTGATCGTATATGATGACTTGTCCAAGCAAGCTCAAGCTTATCGTCAGATGGCTCTCTTGCTCCGTCGTCCACCAGGGCGTGAAGCATATCCTGGAGACGTATTCTACTTACACTCTCGCTTGCTCGAACGTGCAGCGAAGTTGAGTGATGAACTCGGTGGTGGCTCGATGACCGCATTACCAATCATCGAGACCCAAGCTGGTGACGTATCTGCTTACATTCCTACCAACGTAATCTCGATTACCGACGGTCAAATCTTCTTGTCTTCCGACTTGTTTAACGCTGGTATTCGTCCTGCGATCAACCCTGGTATCTCGGTATCCCGCGTTGGTTCCGCAGCACAAATTAAGGCAATGAAACAGGTTGCAGGTAAGATCAAGCTAGAATTGGCTCAGTACGATGACCTCGTAGCTTTCGCACAGTTCGCTTCGGACTTGGATAAAACCACTCAAGCACAGCTTGCTCGTGGTCAGCGTCTTCGCGAAATTCTCAAGCAACCACAATACTCTCCATTACCCGTATGGGATCAAGTTGCGATTATCTACACCGCAATTAATGGCTACCTTGATGAACTAGAAGTTGAGCAAGTTGGCGCATTCAACAAGGGACTTCGCAACTACTTGGCAACTAGCAAGCCTAAGTACTCTGAAATCGTGAAGGCTGAAAAGACCTTGACTAAGGATGCTGAAGCAATCTTGAAGGAAGCAATTACTGAATACAAGAAAACTTTCTTGGCTTCTGTATAGTTCCTCAACTGATACATTGCTAATTAGCTAATTAATAGATAAACAAAAAATGTAGATGTAAGATTGCATCTACATTTTTTGTTTTCAAATGAGCGTATGTCCATTTGAAAACTGTTATAAAGAGTCATATTTAAACAAGCAGCAAATTATGCTCCCCCCTTTTATTGTTTTAGATCCTATCCTTGAAGACTGGTTGCGCGAAGATATTGGACGTGGCGATCGCAGTACTAGTGGTTTATTTCCCGATGGTAATGCACCCATTGGTAAAGCGGTGTGGATTGCTAAGGCGGATGGTGTGGTGGCAGGATTACCGATCGCTGCGAGGGTTTTTAAATTACTAGATGACTCAGTAAATTTTGTGATGATCGCACAGGATGGACAACCTGTAAAATCTGGCGATCTACTTGCTGAAATTAATGGTAGTCTTGCCACATTACTAATGGGTGAAAGAGTTGCTTTAAATTTGGTGATGCGCTTATCGGGAATTGCTAGCACGACTGCGGAATATGTCAAAGCGATCGCTAGTTCCAAAACACATCTGGTCGATACTCGCAAAACCATCCCCGGCATGAGACTACTCGAAAAATATGCCACATTTATTGGTGGGGCAATCAATCATCGCTATGGATTAGATGATGCTGTAATGCTCAAGGATAACCACATTGCAGCAGCAGGGGGCATTACCGAAGCAGTACAACGAGTGCGGGAACATATTCCATTTACAACATCGATTGAGGTAGAAACGGAATCAATCGTGCAGGTAAAAGAAGCTATGCATCTCAATCTAGATGTGATTATGTTAGATAATATGTCCTTGTCAATGATGCGTGAGGCGATCGCGCTCATTCGCCAACATACCCCACATACCAAAATTGAAGCTTCAGGCAATATTATGCTCAATACGATCGCACAGGTAGCAGAGTTAGGAGTAGATTATATTTCCACGTCGGCAATGGTTACGCGATCGCATTGGCTGGATATTAGTATGAGAATTAGAAACTAATATGCTATTTTTTTGCACCGTTTATACTAAAAGTATGTAACTACAGGATTTCTAGCGATGAGTCTGACAATTACCAATGAATCATTAGCAACAACAAACTTAGAAAACACCTCTCTCTATGATCTTGACTATTGTGTATGGATTGAATCCATGAGCCAATTTCTACGAGAAGGTAAGTTCACGGAACTAGATATTCCGAATCTATTAGAAGAACTTGACGATATGAGTGGTAGTCAAAGAGATGCTCTGGAAAGTAATTTAGAAATAGTTTTGATGCACTTATTAAAATATCGCTTTCAGCCACAATTACGATCTCGTAGTTGGCTGTTAACAATTTTTGAGCATCGTAATCGTTTGAAGAAAGCCTTTAAACGTAGTCCTAGCCTGCAACGTTACTATCAAGAAGTTTTTCCAGAATGTTACCAAACTGCTCGAAAGATGGCATCACTTGAAACTGGGTTAATGATGTCGGATTTTCCTGAAATTAGTCCCTTTACAGCAGAACAGAGCTTAGATATAGATTATTTACCAGATTAAAAGACAACACTCATGGAATATGCGATCGACTTTGGTACGAGTAATACTGTTGTTGCAAGAATTAATGAGGATGGGGTGATTGAGACTGTTAAGTTAGCTGATTACAGTAGTCTCATTGCGAATAATCCATCATTAGTTCCTAGCTTTGTTTACGTGCAGGATGCCAACAAAGAGCAAGTATTAATTGGTCAGGAGGTAAGTGATCGCGGTTTAGATAGCAAGAATTCTAAAGGCGAACAGCGATTTTTTAAGGCTTTCAAAAGAGCGATCGGTTCTAATGTTTCGATGTTTGTCCCAGAACTTGATGGGCGCGAAGTCGAATTTGAACTAGTGGGAGAATGGTTTTTAAAGAGAATTATTGAGCGCTTACCTGATGTAGATTCGTTGATTTTTACGGTTCCCGTTGATAGTTTTGAGTCCTATCGCAATTGGCTCGGTGGGGTCTGCGAGAAGCTAACTGTCAATCAGGTGCGAATCATTGATGAACCGACTGCGGCAGCGCTGGGCTATGGCATTAATGGTGGAGGGGAGACTCTATTAGTAGTAGATTTTGGTGGTGGAACCTTAGATTTATCTTTAGTGAAGTTATCCTTTGCTCAAGTGCAAATAGAATCTAATCAGCCGAAATCTCCGCTTGGTTTTCTATTAAAATGGGGCAATCGCACTATCAAAAATACTGCTACATCTCATAACCAAAGTTCCCAAACTGCTAAAGTCCTCGCAAAAACAGGGCAAAATCTCGGTGGCATTGATATCGATAATTGGATTATTGATTACTTGCATCGAGAGTTAGGATTACCGAAAAATTCTCTCGTAACTCGTTTAGCGGAACGGATTAAAATAGCTCTTTCTAGTAGTGAATCTGTGATAGAAGTTTTCTTTAATGATCAAACCTTTGAGTCCTATGATTTAACTTTGACGCGATCGCAATTCAACCAAATTCTAGAACAACAGCAATTTTTTGTAAATCTTGATCTTGCCCTTGATCGCATTCGTCAACAAGCAACTCGCCAAAACCTTGATCTAGATCAGATTGATGCGATTCTCTTAGTGGGTGGAACTTCCCAAATCCCTGCTGTAAAGGAATGGGCATTAAAACATTTCCCTAGCGAGAAAGTAAAAGCAGATAAACCCTTCGAAGCGATCGCACATGGTGCAATTTCCCAAGGTTGGGAACTCAAAGACTTTCTCTATCATAGCTATGGGATTCGCTATTGGGATAAGCGATATAAAAAACATAACTGGCATACTATCGTGAAATCTGGTACAACCTATCCCTTAGAAAAGCCAGTCGAACTAACTCTTGGTGCATCAGTTCCCAATCAGCCAAGCATTGAGCTAGTCATTGGTGAATTAGGAGAAACCAATGTGGAAGTTTATTTTGAAGATCAACGCCTTGTCACCCGTGTGCTAGAGGGCAAGCAAGTTGCAGTCCAGATTCTCAATGAAAATAGTAAAGTGATTGCCAATCTCGATCCTCTGGGTCAAACAGGTAGCGATCGCATTAAAGTCTTTTTCCAAGTTGACGAAAAGCGTACTTTACGAATTACGGTTACTGATTTACTAACCAAGCAAAATTTATTGAGTAATGCTGCTGTTGCCCAACTAATGTAATTGTCGCTTTATTGCTCCAATTCTGTGGATAAAACAGATTTAAGTACCCAGAATTGGGAGGCTTAGAGGAGTATATTCCTAGACTTTTAAATAAAAGTCTATAGCATTTAATTCTTAAAACTTTTCCAAGGCTTTAATAATCTGAAATTAATTTACAAAAAAATGAATGGTCATCCAATAGTAGAAAACCATTCATACAGGGGTAGTTAAATAATTGCAATTAGTTTAGCAAATTAAACTAATTACAGATGGGTAAGAGTTAAACTGTGCCTAAGACATTTAAATAGTCTAGTCTGTCTAATGATATGATTTACCTCCCTTATTTACTAGTAGTTTGTAATGGAAATATTTCAATTAGTAAGATCATAAAACACGCAAGAATAATTTACAAGCTTACATATTTAAACCTATTCCCATTAAGATATTATCATATTTTTTATAATTATTAAACATCTACAAACAAAAAAATTGCATTTTGCAGGAGTAATTAATTTATTTTTATCTATATATTACTAATTCTTAAATCTATGATTAATTCTCTATGAAAATTATTATAAAACCATTAATGACAGCCTAGAACGCAAAATAAGAAAAAACAAAAAAGCAAAGTATTGTCATAGGGAATAGACAGACACCCACTACCAAAGTTACATTTTTTAAACTACCTTTTCCAGCAATTTGTTTCTGTATCATATAAAGAGTATAAATACTACAAATAACGGAAGTGGAAACAAATATAAATAATTGGCATTGCATCGTAAATGGAATCACAAATTGTGACGTACTAAACTCATCGGCATTGCTTTCGATAAGTAATTGGTTTAGCCTATTTAGATAGGATGATAAAATTTTATTTATAGCTAAGCAGACAGAAACAACAAATAATATACAAAATGATATGCCAACCTGTATTAAAGTATTGATTCTTATTTTCAATTTGGATTGCTGAAAATATTTATACTTAATTTCTTTATATGATTGATTGTCAGGGGAACTATAATCATCAATAAAGTCGAAATTGTTTATATTCTCAATAAATTCATCGAAATCATCGTTACTACTTTTTAACTTATAGTATCTATCCATATCTAGATCATATTTCCTATCAGATTCTAGTTTTATATATCTAGATGGTAAAACCATAGAAATTGAGCGCACATAAAATGGATTTTTACCAACTTCAAAATCAACTGACATACCTACAGTAATTGGTAATAATCCATAATAATTATAGGCGTTGAATTGATAGACTTTGCCAAAGCTATCACGGATAAATCCCCTTTGAGTTTCAATATTAAATTTGATAATTGTGCCTTGCATTGTAATACTTAATTAACAATAAATTTATTAACCATAGTTTTAATAAGATTCAAGATTTTTATCATTTCCTATTTTTACAAATCTAGACGACAAAATCACATAGATTGAATGCACATCAGATAAGTTTCCAGAAACTTGAAAAATAACCTTCTCCCCCACTAGATTGGGTAAATTGTGACAATTATGTGCATTAAATTTATAAATATTACCAAGATCACATTTAATTAATCCTTCTTGGGATTCATAATCAAATCCAATAATTCTACCCTGCATTTTATCTCCTAATTAATAATTACGAATCAGGAGTTTCAGTCATTAATCTTACATATCTAGCTAATAAAACCACATAGAGTGAGTGTATTTTGGATGAATCTTTATCAACTTCAAAGCTAGCAATTTCACCTACAAGAGTTGGCGATAGAGAAGGATAGTTATAGCAATTAAATTTATAAACATTACCCGAATCAGAACGAATTAATCCTTCTTGAGTATGAGTGTCAAAACTAATAATCCTTCCTTGCATTTTACCCTCCCAGTCATCATAAAACTCCTCAAACATATCAATACCTATCTATAAAATCATCAAACCCTTCTTGCAAAAAATTTATCAATATGACAATTTTTCCAATTTTATTAAATACTTTAAATTTTTTAAAAAACTTTACTGATATGCTGGACTTCTGGAGTCCAGAATTATAGACAATATTATTTATTTTATTGCGTGATTTAATCATATGTTTAAAATTATTTGTCCGTATATATTCAGACCTACAATTAACGTCTATTTCTAGATATGGCAAACTCACACTTATTGCTAACAATCACTTAAATGCTTGTAATAAGTTATTTTTGTTTTGTATATGAGTTGTTTACGTTTTCTTAGCTTTGAAATAGGTATGAAATAACTAACACCCGCTATCTAAGTAGCGTAAGCACCTAGATATATCTAAGTTTCAAGGAGATTTAATAACTTTGAAAAACAATATAAATCGCAACTTTTGTTTGCGTAAGCAGCACTTAGTTAGATAAAGCTAAGTGACCAGTGAGGAACCTAAGGACTTTAACTATTTAGATATCTGAATGTAACCCACCCGTTATTAGGAATTTATTTCTTGCCATAAAACCCTATATATACACAACATATCACAGTATTACAGAATATTGCAAATAAAATATCTGTAATTGATTAGTTGAAATATGACTTCAAACTAGGATTTTCAATTAGGAGAGTTTGGATACGATTACATTGTTATTGTATCCAAACTCTCCTAATATTACTCCGAAAATCTGCCTGATATCACCATTTTTAGTAAATGTCCAATCAGAACTGCCAATAAGTTTCTTCTTGTTTTCGCTATTTTCTCACAAAAGTGAGCGTCACCTTTATTAATTTTAACCCTCATCGCCAAGATATGCCTCAATCACTGCCCGATCGCTTTTGACAATTTCAGGTTGACCGATCGCAATTAGTTGTCCAAAATCCAACACAGCAATGCGATCGCATAGCCCCATCACTAAAGGAACATGATGCTCAATTAATAAAATCGTCAGATTAAAGCGATCTCGTAAGCTCCGAATGAAATCACTTAGTTGCCCCTTTTCGCTAGGATTCATCCCTGCGGCAGGTTCGTCTAAAAGTAATAACTTGGGTTGCAGGGCAAGTGCACGCGCAATCTCAAGGCGGCGTTGATCGCCATAGGAGAAGTTTCTGGCTTTGACATCACTACGATCGCTTAGTCCTACAAGTTCTAATAATTCATAGGCGCGATCGTAGGTTTGCTTTTCTTCTTTATGGGTGGGTGGTAAACCTAAAATTCCATTCCAAATACCCGTAGTAGTACTCAAATGCCTAGCGATCGCCACATTTTCTAAAGCAGAAAGTTCACCAAACAAACGAATGTTTTGAAACGTGCGGGCAATGCCACATTTCGCAATTTGATGAGGACGACGATTAGTGATTTCTTGTCCATCGAAGATAACTTGACCGCTACTAGGAGCAATTAATCCTGTAATCGTATTAAACAATGTAGTTTTGCCAGCGCCATTAGGACCAATCACCCCAAAGATCTCATTTTCCTGCACATCAAAAGATACTTCATTGACCGCTACCAAGCCACCAAAGCGACGGGTTACTTGTTTAATTCCTAAGGTTGTTTTACTACTCTCGTCCATTTATAACTTTTGTATAACTAATTGATGTATTTACGAAGTTGTTTTACCTAATATAGCCTGCGATAATCATTAGAAGTATAAAAAAGTTCTTTCTGGTAGAAAGACGGGGGTACTAAAATGAAAATTTCTCAATTGATAGGTAGCACTTTCACTTTGTCGGGGATTGTTACTTTATCAGTGCTCTCCTCTCCTCTGATGGCAAACGCTGCTTCTTTTAGCTTTAGCAATATTAATGGCGGCGACACAGTTGGAGATACACTAAATGGAGGGCTGTCACTGAGTGTAGAACAAATAGGTACTGATTTAACCTTCAAGTTCTTCAACAACATCACCAGCCCTACAAATACCTTTATTGGCACAATCTATATTGATGCTGTGCCTGCTCTTCTAGGTGCTAGCAACAATAATATTTCTTTCTTTAATGCAAGTACCCCAATTACTGGAACCAACATAGGCTTTTCTGGCGGTCTCAGTAACGCTAACTTCCCTCAAGGAAACATCATTGGTTTTAGCACCGACTACGCCTTTGATGCTAACAATGGTGGTGGCAATAAGTATGCTATTCAAAGCGGTGAAGCTCTTGGTATAACTTTTGCTGGTGTAGGTACAAATTACACCAGTGTTGTTGATGGTTTAAATAACGGTACATTCCGAGTTGGCTATCACTTACAAAATGTCTTTAATAGCAGCGATTCTTACGTTTCCACTAAACCTGTTCCTGTTCCCAGCCTGTTATTTGGAATCATGGCAGCAGGTGCATTAGGTGGTTCACGTTTGCTGAAAAACAAGAAACAATCTGCTTAATTATTTTTAATTACAACGCTTTGCACTTTCTTAAAAACAGATAAGTCATCAAAAAGCTTGCGAAGCAAGCTTTTTGATGACTTATCTGTTTTACTGGAGTTTAGACTAAAAAATGTAAGCAAGGCAGAGTAAAAGAGATACAAGCTACCTAAAGTAGATGAAAAGAATGAAAAGAAACAGGCGTTGCACAAATGAAAGATGAATCAAGCAAAAGAAGGAAATGATTTGTACTTAAGATAGTGAATTAACAAACGAATTGAATACCGCAACATTTCTTCCGATTTTGAATAACATAAAGTTTTTCTGTGCAATCGGTCTAAATAATGTCTCAGTCTCGTATTCTCACCCTCAATTCTAGTCATGTAGGTCTTGCTGATAATTTGGTCTTCCAAGTTGATAAACATTTTGTAGACGCAGTAACCATCAGTAACCCAGAAATAGCATTACCAAACTTTAATCAATGTCCACAAGTTTTCAAAGGTTTGGCTACTCCTATCCCCTAAGAAAGCATTTAAGAAAGCAAGGGCGGACTAAAACAGGTATGAATACTGATGAAGTCTAGTATCAGCCAGCCAAAATGCGCCAACCCTATAATACCGATTTATCCAATGAAGAGTGGGAAATAATTGCACCAATGATGCCAAAACCATCAAAATTGGGGAGACCACCAAAAACAAATTTTCGGGAAGTGATGAATGGAATTTTCTACATAGCCAAGAATGGTTGTACATGGGAAAATCTGCCCCATGATTTGCCACCATATTCAACGGTCTACTTCTACTTTCAAAGATGGACAAAAACAGGAGTTATAGCTGAAATCAATTACCAGATAAGCACACAAGTACGATTAGCAGATGGTCGAGAAGCAACACCGAGTCTAGCCAGTCTCGATAGTCAAAGTATTAAAACAATGGATAGTGCAGGTAGTCGTGGTATTGATGGTGGAAAAAAGGTTAAGGGTCGCAAACGATTCATCATGGTTGATACGTTAGGGTTAGTCTTCGGTGCTCTCGTCTGCCCAGCAAATGTTGGCGAGAGAGCAGGAGCGATGAGACTATTAGCAAATCTCAAGTATCCACTGAGACGCTTACAAAAGATATTAGTTGACAAGGGATTCTCTGGCGAGGATATCACCCAGTGGGTTAAAGACAACTTTAGTTGCACTTGGGAAGTAAGCAAACGGGCTGAAGCGCAGAAAGGGTTTGTGGTTGAATCAAAGCGTTGGGTAGTGGAGAGAACCTTCGCTTGGATAGACAAATATCGTAGACTTAGCAAGGACTATGAATTTTATGAGAATATCTCAGAGTCGTTTATTTATATAGCTTTGATCCGAAAAATGCTTAAAAATCTTACTGCTGTCAATTCTTAAATGCTTTCTAAAAGAGGAATTTGATAGATTAGCTCCACTTAAATCTGTATTGTTAAAGTTGCATTGATCAAGCCGACAATAAGATAAATTGGCTAATCGAAGATTACAATCTTTAAAAATAGAGCCAGTTAAATCAACTTTAAAAGTCGAAGTTGATTTGCTAAATACGATAGCAGTAAGATTTGAACCTGTAAGGATGACTCCTCGCAAGTCAAGATATTTAGTTTCCTTGTCTACAATATCTACTGTCACCCCACGCAAATCTGAGCCAGAGAAATTGCGATGTCCTTGTTGATATAGTTCAAGTAAGGCTTCAAGAGTTCTTACAGGTTTAGCTGGTTGAGCCTCTGGAGTAGCCTGATTCGAGTTAGTTATTTCTGTCATGCTTAAAAACTAATTGCCTAAACATTTATAGCTAAAAATCATTTTACTGATTTCTACACCCCTTCTCTAAAAATAGCATTAATTTATGATTGTTTAACGGAAATAATAGCAACGAGTTATGTTCACCATTGGCGGGATATTTGCGAAGAGTTGAAGAGAATGGGAAAAAAGCGATCGCTTTTACTACTTACGAGACTTACCGACTTAAAATACTACTCAATATTTACACATGCCTATGATTGAAGATATTCAGACCAAAATTGCCAACGAACAATATGAGTTTTCTAAACATGCCGTCGAGCAATCCATTATTCGCCAAATTCGTTTGCACGAGATCGTAGAAGCGATCGCTAATGGTCAATATCCCAACGACAAATACGCTCCTAGCTGTCTCATTTGTGGCATAACTCAAACTGGTAGATTCATATCCAAACCAGCTATCCTAGCCGCCCATTGGTTAAAATCATTACAGTCTATGAACCTGATCCGAATAAATGGAATAACGATTTCACAGTAAGGAGAAAAAACAATGAATAATGAAGAGCAACTTGTCGAAAAGTATGTAACCTACTCATTAGAACTAAATGGTAAATTCATCCTGATTGAGAACGTTCCTGCTCGCGTAAATGAAGAAACAGGAGAACAATTCTTTGCTCCGTCAACTGTGATGTTGTTACAAAAAATTATTTTGGATGGACAAGAACCAAAGCGTGTAATTCAAACACCTGTTTATAGCTACGCCGCCTAATTCTAGAACCTAACTTTTTCGCCATTAGTTGGATATTTTGGAAGAGATAAAAGTGATGGGAAAATAGGCGATCGCTTTTACTACCTGCGAGACTTAGTGATCTGAATTGTTAATTTGGCGATTAGATAGGCAACAATGTTATGTGAAATAATTAGAGAAATAACGATTTAGTAATTTATGCAATTCGATTAAAATCAAAGAACAATACAACTATGAAACGAGTAGAACTTCTCAATCGCATCTCAGTCGATCCAAATATCTGCTTTGGGAAACCCTGTATTCGAGGACATCGCATTTGGGTATCCCTAATCCTTGATTTTCTAGCGAATGGTACTAGCATCCCTGAACTGCTAGAAGAATATCCCCAACTGCAATCAGAAGATATTTATGCCTGTATTGCTTATGGGGCAGCAATGTCAAGCGATCGCTATGTTGATATTCCCATCGAAAAATCAGCATGAAATTCAAACTAGATGAGAATATTGGTCAAAGGGGCATAAACCAACTAAAACAAGCAGGCTACGATGTTTCTACTGTCCTTGAGCAAGGACTAACTTCAGCTTCAGATCCCACCGTCATAAAAGTTTGCCAGCAAGAAGATCGCTGTCTGGTTACTCTCGACTTAGATTTTAGCAATCCTCTCCAATATGTACCTTCACAATACAAAGGAATAGCTGTTTTAAGATTACCTCCTAGAGCAACTATAGACGATCTGACAGATGCGATTCAGACTCTAGTTAATGGATTAGAACGTGAAGATATTACAGGAAAACTCTGGATCATTCAACGTGGACGCATTCGTATTTATCAGCAAAGTGATGACTAGAAAATTAACATAGACAATATCTACATTTGAGAAGAGATAAGAGTGATGCGAGAAAAAGCGATCGCTTTTACTACCTGCGAGACTTACCGATAGGAAATCAGGATTCGCATTTGTTAAAATATAAAAAATCTCCCGTTCCCTAAAAACATGATTGCGGCTAGAGAAAAATTTCCCAAGCTCACCCCTCAAGAATACTTTGCTTGGGAAGAAAAGCAACTACATAAGCATGAGTATATCGAAGGTGAAGTCTATGCCAAGAGTGGCGGTAGTGTTAATCATGGACGGATAGCTGTCCGATTTACTTCCATGTTTGACTCTCATTTAGAGGGTAGCAGTTGCATCATCGGAAACTCTGACATCAAGATTAAGATTGTCAAAGCCGAAAAATACACTTATCCTGATGTCAGTGTCACCTGCGACGATCGCGACAAAACTACCACTCAATACATTACCTATACCTTGACAGGGGGTAGACTTTATTTTTTATAAGAGTAAAGATGGAAGAAACGTTAACTTTTCTCCAAGATGCTCCGAATAACATTTACCAAAGAAGAAATAGATGCGCTACATTACGAAAGATTCCATCACCCGCATCCACGAGTGCAGAGAAAAATGGAAGCACTATACCTAAAAAGCCAGAAATACCCACACAAGGAAATTACGAAACTGCTAAGAATCAGTGAACCGACACTGTTGAACTATTTACGAGATTATAAAGAAGGTGGGATAAGCAAACTGAAAGAACTGACCTTTAATCGCCCCCAGAGTGAACTAAAAAAGCATCAAGAAAGTTTAGAGATATATTTTCGAGAACATCCACCTAAAACGCTGGCTCATGCAGCAGCAAAAATTACTGAGTTGACAGGGATTGTCCGTAGTCGAGAACAGGTGCGTCATTTCCTGAAATCGATGGGAATGAGTTGTCGTCGAGTGGGGCTAATACCTGCAAAGGCTGACCCAGCAGCACAAGAGGAATTTCTTAAAAAAAACTAGAACCGCGCTTAGAGGAAGCTAAATCTGGACAAAGAGCCGTTTTCTTTGTTGATGCTGCTCACTTTGTCCTTGGAGCCTATTTAGGCTTTTTGTGGTGTTTTGAACGCTTGTTTCTTAAATCTGGGACGGGAAGACAGCGTTTTAATGTCCTCGGTGCACTTAATGCTGTTACTCATGAGTTGATTACTGTGACTAATGATTCTTACATCAATGCTCAAAGTGTTTGTGACTTACTCCACAAACTTGCGGCTTTGGGTTTGACTATACCCATTACTCTTGTCTTGGATAATGCTCGTTATCAAAAGTGTGTTTTAGTTTTTGAGTTGGCTCAGTCATTAAATATCGAGCTTCTTTATTTGACTACTTACTCTCCAAACTTAAACTTGATTGAGCGTCTTTGGAAATTTGTGAAGAAACAGTGTCTCTACTCCGTCTATTACCCTGATTTTGATTCTTTCAAGTTTGCTATTGCTTCTTGCCTTGAGAATTCCCGCACTACTCATAAAGCAGCTTTGGATTCTTTATTGACTTTGCGCTTTCAGTCTTTTGATAATGTTAAGTCTATTCCCTGTTAAGGTATATCCATCCCTAATCGTTGAAGTTTTATCACCAAGTACCGAAGCCTACGATCGCGGTGGGAAGTTCAGACTATATCGCAACAATCCTGCATTAATAGATTATTTGCTAGTTAGTTCTACCAGCATCGAAATAGACCTCTATCACAA includes the following:
- a CDS encoding DUF5615 family PIN-like protein codes for the protein MKFKLDENIGQRGINQLKQAGYDVSTVLEQGLTSASDPTVIKVCQQEDRCLVTLDLDFSNPLQYVPSQYKGIAVLRLPPRATIDDLTDAIQTLVNGLEREDITGKLWIIQRGRIRIYQQSDD